ACAATGGATGCAATCCATTGATTTGAAAAACATATCCAGCCACCCCCTAATGGGGGCGCGGCTACTTCTTTATTCCCCTGCCATGCCGCGTTATTAAAATGAATCCCCTTTCGGGGATTTTGCTGTAGAGACATTTTCATTTAGGGTAATAACCAAAAAACTCTAAGTTCGTGGCCTTTTTTCCCGAAGGGAATCTATTTCAATAACAATGGATGCAATCCATTGATTTGAAAAACATATCCTGTCAACCCTGAACAGGGTTGAATATTCTTGGAGAAAATTGTAAAGTGAAAGATAAAAAAAAGCCCGCAGAAACACTCCCGCGGGCCTGAACATTAGAATGAGTTTTTGTTTTTTTGAAGTTTCTTGTGTCTGCAATAAATTTTGTACAGGGAATAATCCTTAGCACTGAGTATCCTGCAAACCGGAATCCCAGCAGTGCCAGTCTTCGTCATTGTATTTTTGTGGATCTTTTACACGGCCTTCATTATTGATATTATTCCAGTCGATTTCGAGCAAGTTGTTCAATTCTATTTTGAAAACATCGTAGGAACGGTTAAATGTAGCGGTATTGTCCAAAGTTTCCTGGTATTCGATGTAACCGCCATTGCCCTGGTTATTGGGGATAATGTTGGTATATCGAATAGACCTGGCGCCATTTCCGTTATCCGCATGGTATTCGATCCCTATAAAATCTGTGGGATTGAACCCATTTTGTCTCAGGGTCCAGGTTGCGTAAGAACGGTCGATAGCGGTAACCCCATTGTACCACTGCACATCGGTGAAGGCTCCTGTCCTGGAAATGTACATCTCCCAGCCCACTTCATTATCGTTCAATATTTGTCCGTACAATTTAGCGGTGTATTGGCTTCCCTGGGCATTAAAACTGTAAGACCACATCCAGGTGCTGTTGCCCTGAAACTGGGCATCGTGATTAAATGATTCGTAAAAAGAAGCCACAGGAACAGCGAGATTTACGGTTAGAACGGCATTCCAGACCACTACGTTGGAAGCGGCATAAAACCAGTTGCTGAAAGATTTGGTGGTATCGGTATCTTCGAAACCGGTGAAAGGCATGATGAAGGATTCCTTAGATGGCAATTCAGGAGCTCCTGTATCGATCAAAGGTTCTTTCTGGCAGGATTGCATCAAAGCAACGGAAAAAACAAAGGCTAAAACATAACTTAGATTTTTCATAATTTTCAATTTGTGTTTTAAAAGTATAAGTTGAATAATTTCATCCAATTCACCTTTAATACACAGGAACGGAAAAACACCCTATGTCTATTCTAAAAAAAAAAATGTTTTTTTAGTTTCCTTGAAAATTATGAAAACCCCGTTTCACATATAGCCCCAAATCCGGGAGCTTTCGGATAAGGTCAGGATACCATCTTTTCTTCCAGGGCCAGGATAATGAATTCGGCAGGCTTTACCATAGCTACGCCCAGCTGAACCCGCAAGATCCCGTTTAGAACATCCTGCGCGGTCATAGTGGTTCCCAGCCCCACCCGGACATAATAAGCCTCTGAAGCTTTTGCCCCCGGGAATGCTCCCTCCCGCCAAAGGCTATAAAGGAAATTTTCCACCATGGATTTAACCGACGCCCAGGTATTGGCATCATTGGGCTCAAAAACAAAAGGTTTCAGGCCTTGTTTTACGGATTCTTCGATAAAAATGCACGTCCTTCTGACCGACACATATTTCCATTCATTATCATTGCCGGCCAGGGTCCGAGCCCCCCAGACCAGTGTGCCTGCATGAGAAAATTCCCTGATGGCACAAATGGATTTTCCATCACCCGAAATATTGAGATCGTGCTGATCGGTATCGTTTATGGCGATTGCTGGTTTCACCACATTGAGTACGTTTACGTTTGCCGGCGCTTTCCAAACTCCCTTTTCGCTATCCGTTTTGGCATATACCCCCGCCATACCTGCACCTGGCGGCATGAGATTCAAATATTCCAGCACGGCCTGTTTTTTCGAACGATCGTAAGTAGAAAAAAGCCCATTTTCAGCAAAATCGTCTTCTTCCAAAATTTTTGTAAACAGGTAAGGATAATAAGCCGCAGCAAAAGATTGATGTGCAGGATCAATAGGGATTATGCCTTTTCGGAATGCTTTAACAGGATCCAGCTGATCCTCCGGCGGAAATCCGCCAGGAACGTCCAGAATGGCAAAACGATCCTTCATTTTGCCACAATGATCGATCATTTTACTTTGCAGCCTGTAGCAGTTATCATAAACCTTACCGAGATCATTTCCCCGAATATCTGTAATCAGGCTTGCAGCATCGGGCACAACAACCAATGTAATTTCCGGTTCTTTTTCCAAAATTTTAAGCGCATCAGAAAAGGGCCTAATGTCCGTCAGAGTCGCCAGTTCATAATCATAACTCCCCAGGGACAATATGTAACATGCCGTTTCTTTATGCTGAAAAAACCACTTTACCCCAGCATACATCCGGTATAAAACTGACTGTGGCTGTATGCCTGTGGCTGTATAGGCAAACCTGACTTCCGGTGCCTTACCGAAAATGGTTTTAAATTCATCAAACGATTTTATCTTTACAGGTACCCGGGTGCAATCCCGTCCGCGGTAAATCGCTTTTTCCGTGTATCCTATGAATACAGGGATATAAGTTGGAACAGGAACGATGGAGTTGGGGGTGAAAGATGTTTCTTCGACATAAACTCCGGGGGTAATTTGATCTGACATAATTCTGGTTACTGGTTGCTGGTTACTTGTTACTGGTTGCTGGTGCTGGTGCTGGTTGCCGATAATTTTATTGGGCGATTAAGGTATCCGCTTTTACGGCACAAAGACCGAAAAAGCCCAAAGCCCCATTGCTGAAATTAGTGGGCAGACTTCCGGAATCATCCTCGTAAACACCACCCTGCCATTGAGTTTCCAGAACCAGGGCACGCATAAATTCGGCAAAATCTTCATTAAGGGAATATTTTTTCTCCACCACAATACTTCCACGCGGAAAAATGACATCCTCCTTCGGAGGACTAAATATCTGCCCGGCGTCAACGGTGGTAAAAGTATAATAAAAAACTTTTGCCTTACTGCTGTCGGCATTCGTTATATGGCTCCAGTTGATGTCTATCTCATACATAGCCTGCTGTACCAGTCCGTAAATATTGGCCACTTCTTTGATGCGCAGACTGTCCGTTTCGCCGATCTGTTGAAAAGTAAGCGGTTGAAAGGGCAAAACCGGCACCATATAACTCGTCGCCATATGTTGCTCGCCTTTATAGAAAACTTCCAGGGAATAATCCGTAAAATAGGTTAAAACAATAGGAACCACACTTCGAAAAGTACCTGGTTCCATGGAATCTTCAACAAATTCAACCACATTTTGTCCATCGTAAAAACGCACCACCGCTTCGGAAACCGGGACCGGTTTTTCATTAAAATCATTGTAACTCAGGGACAGTTTCACTTCCTGGGCTTTTTGCTCATTGGTGATGATGGCCTCGATGACAAGTTTTCCATTTTCACCGGGTTTGAGTTCCCAATCAACGGGAAGCTCACAAGTGGTAAACATTACCATTGTCATCAAAGGAAGACTCCATCTCCTTAATTTTGAGATATCAAAGGTCATTTTTGGATTATTTTGGTTCCGGAGATTGAACATAATCGCGTCCTGCTTTCATATAAAAATGAAATAAATCCGGATCCTGTTAACCAATATTCAATCCTTTAAAAAGAACATTCCTGTTCTAACCTAAAGGATCTGCTGACGGGTTCTTTCTCCCCTGCCCTACCTTCCTCAGGATATTCTTGATGGCAATGATGCCGAGCCAAACAATACCACCCCAACCTAAAATCAATGTAACCACCGCAAGGCCTTCATAACCCGAGCAAGAAAGGTTACAGGACAGGGCTGCGACCAAAAAGCCTAAGGTAACGGCCACGGTAATGGTCAGTATAATCAATAATGCTTTTATCAGATTATCCCTGCCATCCTCATTATGCTGCTTTTTAAATTCTCTTTTCAGCTCTTTTATTTCAGCTTTTATATTTTGCCGTAATTGCCTTGATTTTTGCCTGAGTTCCTTCTTTACACTAAAATCACTTTTGAGTTCTTTTTCAGGAATAGTTTTATGAACGATGAGTTTGGCCTTGCCCTCGGGCAATTGTAATAACGGCTCGCTTACGGAAAGAAAATGATTTACCCCAAAAGCTAGGGTCATACCAGCGGAAAAAACCAGCAGAAAATCCAGTGTTTTGCGTTTTAGATAGGAATTCCTGAACAATCCGCTTGCCTGCTCCTTCAAAGGATATAAAAAGAAAGAAAGAAAAAAAATATTGGCAAAAATAAGAAGAGGCCACCTTGAAACATCAAAATCACCAAAATAGAACAGCCCCCCCAGAACCAGGGCATTTACTCCGGTAAACACATGTGCCAAAGCAATCATGACCCTGGATTGTTTAGGATTGGCTTTTGCCCAAAAAGACAATTTTTTCATTTTAAAATTTTTATATCACTGGCCAATAAATGGATATCAAATCCCGGAAAATAGCTTGGCGGGGGGTGCTCATGACCAGATTCCGGAAATATTCCTAAAAATAACCCCAAAAGTGCAGATATGCAACTTCCTGAAGTCATCCCTTCCACGAGTGTTTTTTTTTCACAATAGGTTCAATGCATAAAGTTAATTATTTCATTCCTCCAAAAAGTCAATCTGAATCCATTCGAATTCAATCTCATCATTTTTTTGCGGCAGCCCGGGCGTACTCCTTCCCTCCCTGATATATTTGGAAAGCAATGATTTTAATTCCAGTACTTTTTCAGGATACTTTCCTTGTAAATTTACCCTTTCACCAGGATCTTCCCGTAGGTTATACAGTTGAATTTTGGGCAGGGAATCCAACGCGGCCTTATCTTCCGGCCTCGGAAAACTCCATCCTCCGGAACCCGGACACAAAATGAGTTTCCAGTCGCCTTGCCGAATAGCAAAACTGCCATTGATGGAATGGTGCACCGTAGCTTCCCGGAATGGTTTTTCCAATACCATTTGCCCGAACAAGGGCAACAAACTGTAGCTGTCCTCCCCTTCTCCATCCGACAGGTTATACCCTGTAATCTCGGCGCAGGTGGCCATCAGATCTGTGGTACAAATGGTTTCATCCGAAATACTTCCCTGCTTAATTTTAGCCGGCCATTTTGCCAAAAAAGGCACGCGGTGGCCGCCTTCAAAAATATCAGCTTTATGTCCTCGGTAAATATACCCGGGATAATGTCCTGCCGCTTCAAGTTCATCTATTTTAGCAGCCGGAGAACAACCGTTATCACTGGTAAAAATGATCAGAGTATTTTCTTCAATGCCGGCAACTTTAACGGCGTCCAACAACTAACCGAAATAATCATCGATCATCATCACAAAATCACCGTAAGGGTTCAGGCCGCTTTTTCCATGCCATTCAGGAGCAGGCAGGATGGGCGTATGCGGCGAAGGAAGCGCCAGGTACAAAAAGAAAGGCTGCTTTGTTTTGGCTTGCTCCTGAACATAAGTTATGCCCTTTTCAAAAAAGTGGGGCGTAACTTCTTCGTGGATAAAATCTTTAGCGGTAGGGCCTTCTCTCCACCAGGAATATTTTCCTGTATTTACAGTCATCGTATCCGGCAGGGCCGTTACCTTCCCGTTTTCCACATAAACATAGGGCGCCATATCCAGCGACCCGCTGTGTCCGTATGCATAATCAAACCCCAGCTCATTGGGCGAATTTGTAATGGGTTTTGAAAAATCTATTTGGTCAAAATCCGTAGCATCCCAGCCTTCTCCGCCAAACTCTGTGGAATCTTTTAATGCCCAGTCCCAACCCAGGTGCCATTTGCCAATGAATGCGGTCTGATATCCTTGTTTTTTTAAGATCGAAGCCACTGTACTTCTTGTACGGGGAATTAAAGCTTTTGATTTACCCGTCAACACTCCGTTTTTGAGTGTACTCCTCCAGTTGTACCTCCCCGTAAGTATCCCATAACGCGTAGGCGTACAAACGGACGATGAAGTATGCGCATCCATAAATCGCATCCCTTCTGCCGCCAACCGGTCAATATTAGGGGTTTTGATTTTACTGTTTTTATTGAATGAAGCAATATCTCCGTAGCCCAGGTCGTCCGCCAGCACATAGATGATGTTAGGCCTGGCTGATACTGGCATATGAGCGGTTTTACATCCGAAAAAAACGGATAATATACCTAATAGAAAGATCAGTTTAAAATGAATCATGGCTGGTATTTTTTGGAAAGATTTGTGGAGCATACTGATTACATGGTTTAAAATAAAGTTAGTTTTTTATGCAGTAGGCTAATAGCGTTTTATTTATTACCCCCGATAAGCATTCCCCTGTAATTCAAGGAAAAAACATGGTGGTGTTGAGGTGTATCACAGGCTTATTGTTTTTGATTAAAAACCAACAATTTTGGGGAAGGCACAGGATACCGCAATATGGTCATAAAAAGATGCCAAGATAAGTAAAGATGCTGCGTTCAGCAAAATGCATTCCCCCTATTAAAATAAGGTTGCGGATGCACCTAAAAAAAATCCTTTGTTGGGCAAAAAAATTGGAGGCTGCTCCCCTAGCAGCCCAAACCTCTCCCTCCAGACAATGATGAAGCCGGACATATAAAGTGGAAACTAAAAGCAGTGCTCTTATTTCCCGGTGTCCTTTCGCCCTTAAAAACGCTCTATTTTCCATCCTTTCACCATTTATGACAATTCTGTGACCTGTGTTTGCAGAAAAAGGAGATAGGAATTCTATTTTTGCAAAAAATGATAAATAACGCAAATATGAAGAATCACTTATTACTGTTGATCCTGGGATTATTAGCTATCCAGGCTTGTCAGCAAACGGCAAAAAATCCTGCAACGGAAGAAGTTACCGAGGCAGTGGACAGCCTTCGACTCGAAGGAGAAGTACACTTCAAAAATGTTCGTCAACTCACTTTTGGAGGGGATAATGCAGAGGCTTATTTCAGCTTCGACGGGACAAAACTATCTTTCCAGGCCAAAAACGAAGCCTGGGGTACTCAGTGTGATCAGATCTATTACATGCCCATCACCGGATACGAAGGGGATAAACCTACTTTAATCAGTACCGGAAAAGGCAGAACGACCTGTGCTTATTTTATGCCGGGAGACGAAAACATCCTTTTTGCTTCCACCCACGAGGGCGGTGACAATTGCCCGCCGGAACCCGAACACCGGGCGGACGGAAAATACGTATGGCCGATTTATTCAGATTTTGATATTTACGTTTCGGACCTCAATGGTAATTTGGTCGCAAAATTGACCGATACTCCCGGGTATGATGCCGAAGCAACCCTTTCTCAACAAGGAGATAAAATCGTTTTCACCTCCATGCGCACCGGCGATCCTGAATTGTTTACTATGAATCTCGACGGATCAAATGTTAAACAGGTAACCAGCGGACTGGGATATGATGGTGGAGCATTTTTTACCCCGGATGGACAAAAACTGATCTTCAGGGCCTCACGTCCTAAAACTCCGGAAGATATTAAGGTTTACAAAGATCTGTTGGCGGAAGGGCTGGTCCAACCTACGGAAATGGAACTGTTTATGTGTAATGTTGACGGCTCTGAACTGACTCAAATCACAGAACTGGGCAATGCCAACTGGGCTCCTTACATGCATCCTTCCGGACAAAAGATCCTGTTTTGCTCCAATCACAAAAGCGAGAGAGGATTTCCGTTCAATATTTTTATGATCAACCTCGACGGAACGGGTCTTGAGCAGGTGACTTTTGATACCGCCTTTGATTCCTTCCTGGTATTTTCACCGGATGGCAAAAAAGTAGCTTTTTCTTCCAATCGTAATAACGGCGGAACCCGGGCAACCAATGTTTTTGTGGCGGATTGGGTGGAATAATTTTTCATTGCAGTTTTGAAAAAAGGGAAAAAATCCCGCCTCACGAATATGGGTTGCAGAAATAATTTTGCAACCCATATATTTTTTTAAGCATAAAATTTCCAACCCGATGCAAATCCAACAGGCAACCATAAAGGATATTCCCCGGTTGAATCTCATCAGTGTGGAATCCAAAAAACATTGGGGATATCCTGATGATTGGATAGAACACTGGAGGCCCGACCTCACCGTTACAAGGGCCTTTTTAAAGGAAAATCATGTATTAAAGCTGGTGCTCGAAGGAGAAATCAGAGGGTTTTGTGCCATTTCGGAATCTCCCGAGCAATACGAAATTGAGCATCTTTGGGTACAACCTGCGTTTATCGGTAAAGGGTTAGGTAAATTTTTACTCGAGGCCTCCCTTGAGAAAGTGGTAAGACGCCCCATAGATATAGTGGTGGTGGCTGATCCCAACGCCGAAGGGTTTTATACCAGCCAGGGATTTGTGACTTTTAATGCCGTGGAAAGTTATCCAAAAGGGCGCTTCTTACCCTTGATGAGAAAATCCCTGACCCCATAAATCGGGGGCTAGCCGTTGTAAAAACCATTTAATTTTTCAAAAAAGGATATTGTCTGTTTTCGAAATTGTCCTAAATTTGGTTTCGTAACTTAGTTTTTGTCTTTTCCCAACCTGATAGATTTTACCAAATTATACCCGAAGGATGCCGGACGTCCTTCAGTGTCTTTCCGAATAGTACCAAAAGTTTAAACCGCTTATACCAACGTTTTCCTTGAGCGCAAGGGAAATACATGACATAATTTTTAACATAATACCAATAAGGACATGGGAAAAAGAATGAATTTTATCGTATTGACCGTGCTAGTGCTGGTCGCTTTGCTTTTTGGTTCGGAATACAAATTCGTAACCGGTGGCGGGGAAATAGATTCCGGGGATACCGCATGGATGCTGATTTCCAGTGCGTTTGTACTGTTGATGACTCCTGGACTGGCCTTTTTTTACGGGGGCATGGTCAGTCGGAAGAATGTTATTTCCACGCTGATGCAAAGTTTTGTGGCCCTGGGAGTGGTGAGCCTGATCTGGGTTATTGTCGGGTTTAGTATCGCTTTTGGAGACAGCATTGGGGGTATTTTTGGCAATCCTTTTACTTACTTTAATTTCAGGAATGTCACGTTAAGCCCCAATCCGGATTTTTCTTCCACGATTCCTTTTTTGCTCTATGCCTTATTTCAAATGAAATTTGCCATCATCACCCCGGCATTGATCACCGGAAGTTTTGCGGAAAGGGTCAGGTTCAGAAGTTATATCCTTTTTGTGGTGCTGTTTACCCTTTTCATTTATGCTCCTCTGGCACACATGACCTGGCATCCCGACGGATTGCTGAGAAACTGGGGCGTGCTCGATTTTGCCGGAGGAACCGTGGTCCATATGTCTGCCGGTTTTGCCGCATTGGCCGGGGCTTTCTTTCTGGGCAAACGCAAACAAGAATCCCACGAACCGGCTAACGTTCCTTTTATCATTTTAGGAACGGGATTGTTGTGGTTTGGCTGGTTCGGATTCAACTCGGGGTCTGCCCTGGGCGCCAATGAAGATGCCGTCATCGCCTTTGCCAATACCAACCTGGCCTCGGCATCTGCTATGATCACCTGGATTTTCTTGGAGCGTTTCCACAACAGGAAAATGTCCGCACTCGGTGCCTGTGTTGGGGCTATCGTAGGCCTTGTCGCCATTACTCCTGCTGCCGGATTTGTGACCCTGGGGCAAAGTATTTTTATTGGTTTTGTGGCGGCGATTACCAGCAACTACGCCATTCGTCTGAAAAACAAATCCGACCTCGACGACACCCTTGATGTATTTCCAAGCCATGGGGTAGGAGGTATGGTGGGGATGATCCTCACCGCCGTATTTGCCAAGGAAGTGGGATTGATTTACGGGCATACCAGCACATTTTTTTACCATATAATTGCCCTGGTCATCGTGGCAGTGTTTACCTTTGGAGGCAGTTGGCTGCTGTATTATATTGTTGACATCCTGTTGCCTATGCGTGTTACGGAAAGCCAGGAAGAGAGAGGGCTGGATGCCTCCCAACATGGTGAGACTTTTGTTTAATCTCTGATTCAGGAGCCTTTTGCATATCAACAGGCTCCTGAATTATGAAAAAAAATTACACTTCCCACACTTTTTTGTATGCTTTAGCGGCAGCTAATGTGGTTATTCATCTTGCCTTTTATGGAAATTTTCTGTATTAAGCCTGGACTGAATCACGCAGATCACGCCGATTTTCGCAGAAAAAATAAACAGAACAGCGATTTTTTTTCTAAAATAGGTAAAAAAACCATCCAGCTGACTCATTTCTTTTGATCAATATGCTAATAATGCAGGTAAATTTGAATTCCTGGATTTTGTAGCTTTTTTAATAATCCATTCCTGGTTTTTAATTGGCTTCCAAACATCTTCTCTATATTTGGATCATGAAAAAAATAACGCTTATCCTTATTGGTTTTCTGTGGATTTTGGGACTTAGCGCACAAAACGGTGTTCCGCCCGTGGCAGGGGCGCGTGGAGCGGCGTTGGGCGGGGTTGGAGCCGCTTTTGAAGATGTACATAGTGTGTTTTCCAACCAGGCCGGCATGGCCTCTGTCGAGGAATGGGGAATTACCCTTTTGGCGGAGCAGCGCTTTCTACTCAATGCCATTCGGACAGTTGCTGCGGGAGGAGTGTTGCCATTGAAGTCCGGGAGCCTGGGCATGACTTTAAATTATTATGGCACCGAAGCCTATAACGAACAGCGGGTCAGCCTGGCTTATGCCCGGAAACTGATGGAAAATTTTTCCATCGGGGCGGCACTGGATTATCTGAATACCAATATCTCGGAATATGGCAGCAAAGGAGCGGCTACTTTTGAACTGGGGCTGATGGCTCGTTTTACGCCACAGCTGAACATGGGGATCCATGTATTTAACCCATTGAACGTGAAGTTGATTGAAGGGGAAAGGTTACCTTCTTTATTAAAAATAGGATTGAAATACAGTCCGTCCGAAAAAGTGAATATTTTCGGCGAAGTGAGCAAGGATATTGATTTTGCGGTCAGCACCCATTGGGGGGTGGAATACGAACTGATCGAGGATTTTCATTTGAGGGCCGGAGTGGCTACCCAACCCGTTGAGATCACCTTCGGTGCCGGGTACCAATTGAAAAACGGATTCATCCTGGACGTTGCCTCCCGCTATCACGAAGTGCTCGGAATTTCCCCTTCTATTGGAATTGTATTCGTTGG
This sequence is a window from Lewinellaceae bacterium. Protein-coding genes within it:
- a CDS encoding phage tail sheath family protein, whose product is MSDQITPGVYVEETSFTPNSIVPVPTYIPVFIGYTEKAIYRGRDCTRVPVKIKSFDEFKTIFGKAPEVRFAYTATGIQPQSVLYRMYAGVKWFFQHKETACYILSLGSYDYELATLTDIRPFSDALKILEKEPEITLVVVPDAASLITDIRGNDLGKVYDNCYRLQSKMIDHCGKMKDRFAILDVPGGFPPEDQLDPVKAFRKGIIPIDPAHQSFAAAYYPYLFTKILEEDDFAENGLFSTYDRSKKQAVLEYLNLMPPGAGMAGVYAKTDSEKGVWKAPANVNVLNVVKPAIAINDTDQHDLNISGDGKSICAIREFSHAGTLVWGARTLAGNDNEWKYVSVRRTCIFIEESVKQGLKPFVFEPNDANTWASVKSMVENFLYSLWREGAFPGAKASEAYYVRVGLGTTMTAQDVLNGILRVQLGVAMVKPAEFIILALEEKMVS
- a CDS encoding DUF4249 family protein, with amino-acid sequence MTFDISKLRRWSLPLMTMVMFTTCELPVDWELKPGENGKLVIEAIITNEQKAQEVKLSLSYNDFNEKPVPVSEAVVRFYDGQNVVEFVEDSMEPGTFRSVVPIVLTYFTDYSLEVFYKGEQHMATSYMVPVLPFQPLTFQQIGETDSLRIKEVANIYGLVQQAMYEIDINWSHITNADSSKAKVFYYTFTTVDAGQIFSPPKEDVIFPRGSIVVEKKYSLNEDFAEFMRALVLETQWQGGVYEDDSGSLPTNFSNGALGFFGLCAVKADTLIAQ
- a CDS encoding PD40 domain-containing protein — encoded protein: MKNHLLLLILGLLAIQACQQTAKNPATEEVTEAVDSLRLEGEVHFKNVRQLTFGGDNAEAYFSFDGTKLSFQAKNEAWGTQCDQIYYMPITGYEGDKPTLISTGKGRTTCAYFMPGDENILFASTHEGGDNCPPEPEHRADGKYVWPIYSDFDIYVSDLNGNLVAKLTDTPGYDAEATLSQQGDKIVFTSMRTGDPELFTMNLDGSNVKQVTSGLGYDGGAFFTPDGQKLIFRASRPKTPEDIKVYKDLLAEGLVQPTEMELFMCNVDGSELTQITELGNANWAPYMHPSGQKILFCSNHKSERGFPFNIFMINLDGTGLEQVTFDTAFDSFLVFSPDGKKVAFSSNRNNGGTRATNVFVADWVE
- a CDS encoding GNAT family N-acetyltransferase, with the protein product MQIQQATIKDIPRLNLISVESKKHWGYPDDWIEHWRPDLTVTRAFLKENHVLKLVLEGEIRGFCAISESPEQYEIEHLWVQPAFIGKGLGKFLLEASLEKVVRRPIDIVVVADPNAEGFYTSQGFVTFNAVESYPKGRFLPLMRKSLTP
- a CDS encoding ammonium transporter, with protein sequence MGKRMNFIVLTVLVLVALLFGSEYKFVTGGGEIDSGDTAWMLISSAFVLLMTPGLAFFYGGMVSRKNVISTLMQSFVALGVVSLIWVIVGFSIAFGDSIGGIFGNPFTYFNFRNVTLSPNPDFSSTIPFLLYALFQMKFAIITPALITGSFAERVRFRSYILFVVLFTLFIYAPLAHMTWHPDGLLRNWGVLDFAGGTVVHMSAGFAALAGAFFLGKRKQESHEPANVPFIILGTGLLWFGWFGFNSGSALGANEDAVIAFANTNLASASAMITWIFLERFHNRKMSALGACVGAIVGLVAITPAAGFVTLGQSIFIGFVAAITSNYAIRLKNKSDLDDTLDVFPSHGVGGMVGMILTAVFAKEVGLIYGHTSTFFYHIIALVIVAVFTFGGSWLLYYIVDILLPMRVTESQEERGLDASQHGETFV